From a region of the Vidua macroura isolate BioBank_ID:100142 chromosome 3, ASM2450914v1, whole genome shotgun sequence genome:
- the RNASEH1 gene encoding ribonuclease H1, with amino-acid sequence MLRWLVAVLSHSCLVPRGGSMFYAVRKGRRAGVYRTWAECQEQVNKFPSASFKKFATEKDAWTFVRAGLPGPQQQQPEPADAFGSPAVTQENGSKREEPELNTTCCSTCKRPYEQSTSEEQIAKRVKHDEVQSVCSIPRVSEDKFSYMGDFAVVYTDGCCTSNGRSRACAGIGVYWGPGHPLNTSERLPGRQTNQRAEIHAACKAIEQAKSQNIKKLIIYTDSKFTINGITSWVDNWKTNGWRTSSGGSVINKEDFERLDNLAKDIEIQWMHVPGHAGFQGNEEADRLAREGACKEKC; translated from the exons atGCTGCGCTGGCTCGTGGCCGTGCTCAGCCACTCCTGCTTGGTCCCCAGGGGCGGCTCCATGTTCTACGCGGTGCGCAAGGGCCGGCGGGCCGGCGTCTACCGCACCTG GGCGGAGTGCCAGGAGCAGGTGAACAAGTTCCCCTCCGCTAGCTTCAAGAAGTTCGCCACCGAGAAGGACGCCTGGACCTTCGTGCGCGCCGGCCTCCCGGggccgcagcagcagcagcccgaGCCGGCAG atgcATTTGGATCTCCAGCTGTAACACAAGAAAATGGTAGCAAGAGAGAGGAACCAGAATTAAATACCACGTGTTGCAGTACATGTAAAAGGCCATATGAACAGTCTACCAGTGAAGAGCAGATTGCAAAGCGTGTAAAACATGATGAAGTACAGTCAGTGTGCTCAATACCAAGAGTCAGTGAAGATAAGTTTTCATATATGG GTGACTTTGCAGTTGTTTATACAGATGGTTGTTGCACTAGTAATGGACGTAGCAGAGCATGTGCTGGAATAGGTGTCTACTGGGGACCTGGCCACCCTTT AAATACTAGTGAAAGACTTCCTGGACGGCAGACTAAtcaaagagcagaaatccaT GCAGCCTGCAAAGCAATAGAGCAAGCCAAAAGTCAAAACATCAAGAAGTTAATAATCTACACTGATAGCAAGTTTACTATTAATG GTATTACGAGCTGGGTTGacaactggaaaacaaatggCTGGAGAACAAGTTCAGGAGGAAGTGTAATAAATAAAGAAGATTTTGAAAGACTTGATAATCTAGCAAAAGACATAGAAATTCAGTGG